A single window of Bradyrhizobium daqingense DNA harbors:
- a CDS encoding glutathione S-transferase family protein, whose translation MFTLFHHPFCPHSRFIRLIVGEYGLDLKLVEERSWERREAFLLLNAAGTTPVMVDDEQPPIPGAAIIAEYVDEAYGAEMGAKRLMPETIAERVEVRRLMAWFNEKFFEEVSHPLVTERIYKRFMNEEDGGGPPSADVMRAAKANVRYHLAYIGWLAQTRNFLAGDRLTYADLAAAAHLSAIDYLGDVPWSEDDAAKAWYARVKSRPSFRPLLSEWLAGVPASRTYVDLDF comes from the coding sequence ATGTTTACGCTGTTTCATCATCCGTTCTGTCCGCATTCGCGCTTCATCCGCCTGATCGTGGGTGAATACGGGCTCGACCTGAAGCTGGTCGAGGAGCGCAGCTGGGAGCGGCGCGAGGCGTTTCTGCTGCTCAATGCTGCCGGCACGACGCCCGTGATGGTGGACGACGAGCAGCCGCCGATTCCGGGCGCGGCGATCATCGCCGAATATGTCGACGAGGCCTACGGTGCCGAGATGGGCGCCAAGCGCCTGATGCCGGAGACGATTGCCGAGCGCGTCGAGGTGCGCCGGCTGATGGCCTGGTTCAACGAAAAGTTCTTCGAGGAGGTCTCGCATCCTCTCGTCACCGAGCGCATCTACAAGCGGTTCATGAACGAGGAGGACGGCGGCGGCCCGCCCTCGGCCGACGTGATGCGCGCCGCCAAGGCGAACGTACGCTATCATCTGGCCTATATCGGCTGGCTGGCGCAGACTCGCAACTTCCTCGCCGGCGACCGGCTCACTTACGCGGATCTCGCCGCCGCGGCGCATCTCTCGGCGATCGACTATCTGGGCGACGTGCCATGGAGCGAGGACGACGCAGCCAAGGCGTGGTACGCGCGGGTGAAATCCCGCCCGTCGTTCCGTCCGCTGCTGAGCGAATGGCTGGCCGGCGTGCCGGCGTCGCGGACCTACGTGGACCTGGATTTCTGA
- a CDS encoding SDR family oxidoreductase yields the protein MMSRKSAIVLGGSSDIGRATARAFAKAGYDVALAGRDVAALEPDAADLRARYNVEVGLHKFDVLNTASFDGFVAGLPALPDVVISIVGLLGVQQNAESDLAHAATIMRSNYEGPSLILGLFAEKCLARGSGTLVGVSSVAGDRGRASNYVYGSAKAGFSAFLSGLRARASHGGVHVVTVKPGFVRTKMTEGMKLIGPLTVEAPVVGDAILAAVGNKTDVVYVSGKWRLVMLIIKTLPEAVFKKLKF from the coding sequence GTGATGTCACGCAAATCCGCTATCGTGCTGGGTGGCTCCTCCGACATCGGCCGCGCCACCGCGCGCGCCTTCGCCAAGGCGGGATACGATGTCGCGCTCGCGGGCCGCGACGTCGCCGCGCTGGAGCCCGACGCCGCCGATCTGCGCGCGCGCTACAATGTCGAGGTGGGTCTGCATAAATTCGATGTGCTCAACACTGCCTCGTTCGATGGCTTCGTCGCCGGCCTGCCGGCGCTGCCTGACGTCGTCATCTCGATCGTCGGCCTGCTCGGCGTGCAGCAAAATGCCGAGAGCGATCTCGCCCATGCCGCCACGATCATGCGCTCCAACTACGAGGGTCCGTCGCTGATCCTCGGTCTATTCGCCGAAAAATGTCTGGCCCGCGGCAGCGGCACGCTGGTCGGCGTATCCTCCGTCGCCGGCGATCGCGGCCGCGCCTCGAACTATGTCTATGGTTCGGCGAAAGCCGGCTTCTCCGCCTTCCTGTCCGGCTTGCGCGCCCGCGCCAGCCACGGCGGCGTCCACGTCGTCACCGTCAAGCCTGGCTTCGTCCGCACCAAGATGACGGAAGGCATGAAGCTGATCGGCCCGCTCACGGTGGAGGCGCCGGTGGTCGGCGATGCGATCCTTGCCGCCGTCGGGAACAAGACCGACGTCGTCTATGTCAGCGGCAAATGGCGCCTCGTGATGCTGATCATCAAGACGTTGCCGGAAGCGGTGTTCAAGAAGCTGAAGTTTTGA
- a CDS encoding LptA/OstA family protein encodes MNVFFSRNDSKRSVIIRAAAALVAAAVAQGAGGAALAQTSMQGVPNAMQGFTQNRDQPIQIEAASLEMRDKKKEATFAGNVKVVQGDTTMTSKTLVVFYDSGGDKPAAPPPGAKGAKAPMQSATPGPGGSSSIKRLEARGNVVVTQKDQVVTGETAVFDTRTNLITMLGGGGGQVVLTQCKNVMRGDRLTVDMTTGVSRVESDTGRVQVLLPQGAGSDCGQGAKPGAAPPVQIPGTSKQK; translated from the coding sequence ATGAACGTTTTTTTCTCGCGCAACGACAGCAAGCGCAGCGTGATCATCCGCGCCGCAGCAGCGCTGGTCGCAGCCGCCGTTGCACAGGGCGCCGGCGGAGCTGCCCTTGCGCAGACCTCGATGCAAGGCGTGCCCAACGCGATGCAGGGTTTTACGCAGAACCGCGATCAGCCGATCCAGATCGAGGCGGCCTCGCTCGAGATGCGCGACAAGAAGAAGGAGGCGACCTTCGCCGGCAACGTGAAGGTCGTGCAGGGCGACACCACCATGACCTCGAAGACGCTGGTGGTGTTCTACGATTCCGGCGGCGACAAGCCCGCCGCGCCGCCACCGGGGGCGAAGGGCGCCAAGGCGCCGATGCAGTCGGCGACGCCGGGCCCGGGCGGCAGCTCCTCGATCAAGCGACTGGAAGCACGCGGCAATGTCGTGGTCACCCAGAAGGACCAGGTGGTGACAGGCGAGACCGCCGTGTTCGACACCAGGACCAATCTGATCACCATGCTCGGCGGCGGTGGTGGCCAGGTGGTCCTGACGCAGTGCAAGAACGTCATGCGCGGCGACCGGCTGACCGTCGACATGACCACGGGGGTATCGCGCGTGGAATCCGACACTGGCCGGGTCCAGGTCCTGCTGCCGCAGGGCGCCGGCAGCGACTGCGGTCAGGGTGCCAAGCCCGGCGCCGCGCCGCCTGTGCAGATCCCAGGCACAAGTAAACAAAAGTAA
- a CDS encoding complex I NDUFA9 subunit family protein yields MASNLDTLVTVFGGSGFLGRNVVRALCKRDYRIRVAVRRPELAGYLQPSGKVGQVHTVQANLRYPASVAAALRDSHVVINLVGVLTESGAQTFDAVQARGAETVAKAAAAAGAELIHVSAIGADAESPSLYAKAKAAGEAAVKAAVPAATIFRPSVMFGPEDQFTNRFAALARMSPVLPLIGGDTRMQPVYVGDVATAIAEAVDGKAVAGATYELGGPEVLTMREIIETILEITDRERMLVPLSFGLARLQAAVLQFAPGALKLTADQVTMLERDNIVSDAAKAASLTLEGLGITPDSLEAIAPQYLWRFRPQGQFQRMSV; encoded by the coding sequence ATGGCATCGAATCTGGACACGCTCGTCACGGTTTTCGGCGGATCGGGGTTTTTGGGCCGGAATGTCGTCCGCGCCCTGTGCAAGCGGGATTACCGGATCCGGGTCGCGGTGCGGCGGCCGGAACTGGCCGGATACCTCCAGCCCTCCGGCAAGGTCGGGCAGGTCCACACCGTGCAGGCCAATTTGCGCTATCCGGCCTCGGTCGCGGCGGCGCTGCGTGATTCGCATGTCGTCATCAACCTCGTGGGCGTCCTGACCGAAAGTGGTGCGCAGACCTTCGACGCCGTCCAGGCCAGGGGGGCCGAAACGGTCGCCAAGGCAGCCGCCGCGGCCGGCGCCGAGCTGATCCATGTCTCCGCCATCGGCGCAGACGCCGAATCGCCCTCCCTCTACGCCAAGGCCAAGGCGGCCGGCGAGGCGGCCGTGAAGGCCGCGGTGCCGGCGGCGACCATCTTCCGCCCCTCCGTGATGTTCGGCCCCGAGGACCAGTTCACCAACCGCTTTGCCGCGCTGGCCCGGATGTCGCCGGTGCTGCCGCTGATCGGCGGCGATACAAGGATGCAGCCGGTCTATGTCGGCGACGTCGCCACCGCGATCGCCGAGGCCGTCGACGGCAAGGCCGTTGCAGGCGCGACCTATGAGCTCGGCGGGCCGGAAGTGCTGACCATGCGCGAGATCATCGAGACCATCTTGGAGATCACCGACCGCGAGCGGATGCTGGTCCCGCTGTCGTTCGGCCTCGCCCGTCTCCAGGCCGCTGTCCTGCAATTCGCGCCGGGCGCGTTAAAGCTGACGGCGGACCAGGTCACGATGCTCGAGCGCGACAATATCGTGTCGGATGCGGCTAAGGCGGCAAGCCTGACGCTGGAGGGGCTCGGCATTACGCCGGATTCGCTGGAAGCCATCGCTCCGCAATATCTCTGGCGCTTCCGCCCGCAGGGCCAGTTCCAGCGCATGAGCGTGTGA
- the lptC gene encoding LPS export ABC transporter periplasmic protein LptC has translation MNSAQNPTYDAALAAKFASAARHSRLVRILRIAVPGAVLLSMAAIVGVSIFNPFRMLMPKLPLDSGSLVVSGTKITMESPHLAGFTPDQRPYELWAKTATQDITDPDHVDLSDLRAKVLMEDQSTLFLDARTGRFDNKQQQLDLRKDILLRTSSGYEARLNSAFVDMNKGTVTSDERVDVKLTNGTLSADRLRITEGGELIRFEGNVVMHLDKLEEPAAAQPAPQAEPAPLPAKTRTPQNKSANSK, from the coding sequence GTGAATTCGGCCCAGAATCCCACTTACGACGCCGCGCTTGCGGCGAAGTTTGCCAGCGCGGCGCGCCACAGCCGCCTGGTGCGGATTCTGCGCATCGCGGTACCGGGAGCGGTGCTGCTGTCCATGGCCGCCATCGTCGGCGTGTCGATCTTCAATCCGTTCCGCATGCTGATGCCGAAGCTGCCGCTCGATTCCGGAAGCCTGGTGGTGTCAGGCACCAAGATCACGATGGAATCGCCGCATCTGGCCGGCTTCACGCCGGATCAGCGGCCCTATGAGCTCTGGGCCAAGACCGCGACCCAGGACATCACCGATCCTGATCACGTCGATCTCTCCGACCTGCGCGCAAAGGTGCTGATGGAGGATCAATCCACCCTGTTCCTCGACGCCCGCACCGGCCGCTTCGACAACAAGCAGCAGCAGCTCGATCTGCGCAAGGACATCCTGCTGCGCACCTCGAGCGGCTACGAGGCGCGGCTGAACTCCGCCTTCGTCGACATGAACAAGGGCACGGTGACGTCGGATGAACGCGTCGACGTCAAGCTGACCAACGGCACGCTGAGCGCCGACCGGCTGCGGATCACGGAAGGCGGCGAGCTCATCCGCTTCGAAGGCAACGTGGTGATGCACCTCGACAAGCTGGAGGAGCCCGCCGCCGCGCAGCCTGCGCCTCAAGCCGAGCCCGCGCCCCTGCCCGCGAAGACGCGGACGCCTCAGAACAAATCTGCCAACTCGAAGTGA
- a CDS encoding UbiA family prenyltransferase — protein MEQPARQYNSKASAPSAIAAARTLVIDLEGALLRSELLMEALFSAPARMLARFGAGGQAGMAALTRILAKAEIDYAHLPYDSDVLNRALAARARGEKIYLLAGRFPDHAAAIAAHLGFDGVVTPAELAAGEGLPFDPGAIERIDSRRESRVSWKTWAKALRVYQYAKNTLVFVPAITAHQLNLPTLSYALLAFLAFSACASGAYLMNDLLDLAADRQHPTKRHRALAAGDLPISSALMAIPALWLFALVASLCISPLFLGVLGAYLVTTIAYSLALKRKMLVDVVTLSGLYALRIIAGAVGVGVVLSEWLLIFSLFVFTSLALIKRFSELSMRESAGLADPSNRDYRITDLHIIAAMAAASAMNAVTVFSLYVSSSAVTPLYSRPWMLWLLTPLLLYWFGRALMMAHRREMPDDPILYAFRDGPSRTAVAAMICIMLAAI, from the coding sequence ATGGAGCAGCCTGCCCGCCAGTACAACTCCAAGGCCTCCGCACCGTCGGCAATTGCGGCTGCGCGGACGCTCGTGATCGATCTCGAAGGCGCGCTGCTGCGCTCCGAGCTGCTGATGGAGGCGCTGTTCAGTGCGCCCGCCCGCATGTTGGCCCGCTTCGGCGCGGGTGGACAGGCGGGCATGGCCGCGCTCACGCGCATCCTGGCCAAGGCCGAGATCGACTACGCCCATCTGCCCTATGATTCCGATGTGCTGAACCGGGCGCTGGCAGCGCGGGCGCGGGGCGAGAAGATCTATCTCCTCGCCGGACGTTTCCCCGATCATGCCGCTGCGATCGCCGCGCATCTTGGCTTCGACGGCGTCGTCACGCCGGCCGAACTCGCCGCGGGCGAGGGGCTGCCGTTCGATCCCGGCGCGATCGAACGCATCGACAGCCGCCGCGAAAGCCGCGTCAGTTGGAAGACCTGGGCGAAGGCGTTGCGTGTCTATCAATACGCCAAGAACACGCTGGTGTTCGTGCCTGCCATCACCGCGCATCAGTTGAACCTGCCGACGCTCTCTTATGCGCTGCTGGCGTTCTTGGCGTTCTCGGCCTGCGCCTCGGGGGCCTATCTGATGAACGATCTCTTGGATCTCGCGGCCGACCGGCAGCATCCGACCAAGCGCCATCGTGCGCTCGCGGCCGGCGATCTGCCGATCTCCTCGGCGCTGATGGCCATCCCGGCGTTGTGGCTGTTCGCGCTGGTCGCCAGCCTCTGCATCTCGCCACTCTTCCTCGGCGTGCTCGGTGCCTATCTCGTCACCACGATCGCCTATTCGCTCGCGCTCAAGCGCAAGATGCTGGTCGACGTCGTGACGCTCTCGGGCCTCTACGCGCTGCGCATCATCGCCGGCGCGGTCGGCGTCGGTGTGGTGCTGTCGGAATGGCTGTTGATCTTCTCGCTGTTCGTGTTCACCTCGCTCGCTTTGATCAAGCGCTTCAGCGAGCTCAGCATGCGCGAGAGCGCAGGCCTCGCCGATCCCTCCAACCGCGATTACAGGATCACCGACCTGCACATCATCGCCGCGATGGCGGCGGCGAGCGCCATGAACGCGGTGACCGTGTTCTCGCTCTACGTCTCCTCCTCCGCGGTGACGCCGCTCTACAGCCGTCCCTGGATGCTGTGGCTGCTCACCCCGCTGCTGCTGTACTGGTTCGGCCGCGCCCTGATGATGGCGCACCGCCGCGAGATGCCCGACGATCCGATTCTCTATGCCTTCCGCGACGGTCCGAGCCGCACCGCGGTCGCGGCGATGATCTGCATCATGCTGGCGGCGATTTGA
- a CDS encoding undecaprenyl-diphosphate phosphatase — protein sequence MSDAIRAVILGIIEGVTEFLPVSSTGHLLLAERFFHLGEGAFWDSFTVLIQLGAILAIVGLYFRKLWDVVIGFFSGDAYARRFVIGVLVAFLPAVVVGLVAGKYIKLLLFNPWVICFTLIVGGAILLWVDKLELKPREHDATKFPLLMYLYIGIAQCVAMIPGVSRSGASIVAAMLLGADKRAAAEFSFFLAIPTMIGAFAYDFYKSRAEMTMDNINIVAIGFVVSFITAIIVVKTFLTYVTRHGFLLFAWWRVIAGTLGLIALALGH from the coding sequence ATGTCAGATGCAATACGGGCAGTGATCCTCGGCATCATCGAGGGCGTGACCGAGTTCCTTCCCGTGTCCTCGACCGGTCACCTGCTGCTTGCCGAGCGCTTCTTTCACCTCGGCGAAGGTGCCTTCTGGGATTCGTTTACGGTTCTGATCCAGCTCGGCGCGATCCTCGCGATCGTCGGGCTGTATTTCAGGAAGCTGTGGGACGTCGTCATCGGCTTCTTCAGCGGCGATGCCTATGCTCGCCGCTTCGTGATCGGCGTGCTGGTCGCATTCCTGCCGGCTGTCGTCGTCGGCCTCGTGGCCGGCAAATATATCAAGCTCCTGCTGTTCAATCCGTGGGTCATCTGCTTCACGCTGATCGTCGGTGGCGCCATCCTGCTCTGGGTCGACAAGCTCGAGCTCAAGCCGCGCGAGCATGATGCCACGAAGTTTCCGCTGCTGATGTATCTCTATATCGGCATCGCGCAGTGCGTGGCGATGATCCCGGGCGTGTCGCGTTCCGGCGCCAGCATCGTGGCCGCAATGCTCCTCGGCGCTGACAAGCGCGCGGCGGCGGAGTTTTCCTTCTTCCTCGCCATCCCCACCATGATCGGCGCGTTCGCCTACGATTTCTACAAGAGCCGCGCCGAGATGACGATGGATAACATCAACATCGTCGCGATCGGCTTCGTGGTGTCATTCATCACTGCAATCATTGTGGTGAAGACGTTTTTGACCTATGTCACCCGGCACGGTTTCCTGCTGTTCGCCTGGTGGCGCGTCATCGCCGGCACGCTCGGCCTGATCGCGCTGGCGCTCGGGCATTAA
- the lptB gene encoding LPS export ABC transporter ATP-binding protein — MVDLFSMFRRRPAERGRPGFARQDITALGDAVGGLVPSPIRDQPARVVDQFQPDYDADPRQQAVHPVRSAAASNGAGGPQLLKRPGFLAVHGVKKSFGSRQVVRGVSIYVRRGEAVGLLGPNGAGKTTVFYMITGLIKADHGAIELDGHDVTKLPMYQRARLGIGYLPQEASIFRGLTVEQNIRAVLEVVEPSRKKREQQLDSLLDEFNITRLRKSPSIALSGGERRRVEIARALATRPNYMLLDEPFAGIDPIAVGDIQDLVRHLTNRGIGVLITDHNVRETLGLTDRAYIVYAGEILTEGTPDEIVADPDVRRLYLGEEFRL, encoded by the coding sequence ATGGTCGATCTCTTCAGCATGTTCCGTCGGCGCCCCGCTGAGCGCGGCCGGCCAGGATTTGCACGTCAGGACATCACCGCGCTGGGTGATGCCGTTGGCGGCCTCGTGCCCAGTCCCATCAGGGATCAGCCGGCGCGCGTGGTCGACCAGTTCCAGCCTGACTACGATGCCGATCCGCGCCAGCAGGCGGTTCACCCCGTCAGAAGCGCCGCCGCGTCCAACGGCGCCGGCGGGCCACAACTGCTGAAGCGGCCGGGCTTCCTGGCTGTGCATGGCGTGAAGAAGTCCTTCGGCAGCCGCCAGGTCGTGCGTGGCGTCAGCATCTATGTGCGGCGCGGCGAAGCGGTCGGCCTGCTCGGTCCCAACGGCGCCGGCAAGACCACCGTGTTCTACATGATCACGGGCTTGATCAAGGCCGATCATGGTGCGATCGAGCTCGATGGTCACGACGTGACGAAGCTGCCGATGTATCAGCGCGCGCGGCTCGGCATCGGCTATCTGCCGCAGGAAGCTTCGATCTTTCGCGGCCTCACCGTCGAACAGAACATCCGCGCGGTGCTCGAAGTGGTCGAGCCCTCGCGCAAGAAGCGCGAGCAGCAGCTCGATTCGCTGCTCGACGAGTTCAACATCACGCGCCTGCGGAAATCGCCGTCGATCGCGCTGTCCGGCGGTGAGCGGCGCCGCGTCGAGATCGCGCGCGCGCTCGCGACGCGTCCGAACTACATGCTGCTCGATGAGCCCTTTGCCGGCATCGATCCGATCGCGGTCGGCGACATCCAGGACCTCGTCCGCCACCTCACCAACCGCGGCATCGGCGTCTTGATCACCGACCATAATGTCCGCGAGACGCTCGGCCTCACCGATCGCGCCTACATCGTCTATGCCGGTGAAATCTTGACCGAGGGGACTCCGGATGAGATCGTTGCCGATCCGGACGTCCGCCGCCTTTACCTTGGCGAGGAATTCCGCCTCTAG
- a CDS encoding FAD-binding oxidoreductase, translated as MTLVSGWGRFPVVDSDVLRPRSFAAVGEAVAAGTIARGNGRAYGDAAIGTVRTVTMTGFDRVRSFDPATGRIRLEAGVLLADLIETFGPRGFLPFVVPGTRFVSIGGAVAADVHGKNHHCEGGFGRYVDSILLRTGQGEVIEASREQNSDAFFATIGGMGLTGIILEATMRLRTVETGWIRERVICASDLDAAMRALDAGDSATYSVAWIDCVARGKDLGRSLIYLGEHAGKDELTEGAAAFPVGKDSGLGVPVDLPAMTLNRYSIRAFNEMYYRMGARRAGGSRVVSLYPYFFPLDSIADWNRIYGRRGFLQHQCVIPEAGARDVLGEILERVARRGDASFLAVLKKLGQGDGILSFPLPGYTLALDFPVRGDILNFLDEIDRLVVAAGGRLYLAKDARQSRATFAAGYPALQRFNAIRKSLDPAGNIRSKLSQRLFDEV; from the coding sequence ATGACCCTCGTCAGCGGCTGGGGGCGCTTCCCGGTCGTCGATAGCGACGTGCTGCGTCCGCGCTCGTTCGCGGCGGTCGGCGAGGCCGTCGCGGCCGGCACGATCGCGCGCGGCAACGGCCGCGCCTATGGCGATGCCGCGATCGGAACCGTCCGGACCGTCACGATGACCGGCTTCGACCGGGTCAGGTCGTTCGATCCCGCAACCGGCCGTATCCGCCTCGAAGCCGGCGTGCTGCTCGCGGACCTGATCGAGACCTTCGGTCCGCGCGGCTTCCTGCCCTTCGTCGTGCCCGGTACGCGCTTCGTGTCGATCGGCGGTGCCGTTGCGGCTGACGTGCACGGCAAGAACCATCATTGCGAGGGCGGCTTCGGCCGCTATGTCGACAGCATCTTGCTGCGCACCGGGCAGGGCGAGGTGATCGAAGCCTCGCGCGAGCAGAACTCTGATGCGTTCTTCGCGACGATCGGCGGCATGGGCCTGACCGGCATCATCCTGGAAGCGACGATGCGGCTGCGCACCGTCGAAACCGGATGGATTCGCGAGCGCGTGATCTGTGCATCCGATCTCGACGCGGCAATGCGCGCGCTCGATGCGGGCGATAGCGCGACCTATTCGGTGGCGTGGATCGATTGCGTGGCGCGCGGCAAGGATCTCGGCCGCTCGCTGATCTATCTCGGTGAGCATGCCGGCAAGGACGAGCTCACGGAGGGTGCCGCTGCATTTCCTGTCGGCAAGGATTCCGGCCTCGGCGTGCCCGTCGATCTGCCCGCGATGACGCTGAACCGCTACAGCATCCGCGCCTTCAACGAGATGTATTACCGCATGGGTGCACGCCGCGCCGGCGGCAGCCGGGTGGTCTCGCTCTATCCTTATTTCTTTCCGCTCGACAGCATTGCCGACTGGAATCGCATCTATGGCAGGCGGGGTTTCCTCCAGCATCAATGCGTGATCCCGGAAGCCGGTGCGCGCGATGTGCTCGGCGAGATCCTCGAGCGCGTCGCACGGCGTGGCGATGCTTCCTTTCTCGCGGTGCTCAAGAAGCTCGGCCAGGGCGACGGCATCCTGTCGTTTCCGCTGCCCGGCTACACGCTGGCGCTGGATTTCCCCGTGCGGGGCGACATCCTGAATTTCCTCGACGAGATCGATCGCCTCGTCGTCGCCGCGGGCGGGCGGCTCTATCTTGCCAAGGATGCGCGCCAGTCGCGCGCGACCTTCGCGGCCGGCTATCCCGCCTTGCAACGCTTCAACGCGATCCGCAAATCGCTCGATCCCGCCGGCAACATCCGCTCGAAGCTATCACAACGTCTGTTCGATGAGGTCTAG
- a CDS encoding ribonuclease D has product MTVRLHRGDLPDLTRYAGAVAIDTETMGLNPHRDRLCVVQLSPGDGSADVVQIPKGHTDAPNLKALLANPAITKIFHFARFDVAVLYQTFGVMTGPIYCTKIASRLTRTYTDRHGLKDLVREVLNIDLSKQQQSSDWGSDSLTEPQLAYAASDVLHLHALRERLDAMLVREGRSQLAQSCFDFLPTRAVLDLQGWAEEDIFAHS; this is encoded by the coding sequence ATGACCGTACGCCTGCATCGCGGCGACCTGCCCGACCTCACCCGCTACGCCGGAGCGGTGGCGATCGACACCGAGACCATGGGCCTCAATCCGCACCGCGACCGGCTCTGCGTGGTGCAGCTCTCGCCCGGCGACGGCAGCGCCGACGTGGTGCAGATCCCCAAGGGCCATACCGACGCGCCGAACCTGAAGGCCCTGCTCGCCAATCCCGCCATCACGAAGATCTTCCACTTCGCGCGGTTCGACGTCGCGGTGCTGTACCAGACCTTCGGCGTCATGACAGGGCCGATTTATTGCACCAAGATTGCCTCGCGCCTGACCCGCACCTACACCGATCGCCATGGCCTGAAGGACCTCGTGCGCGAAGTGCTCAACATCGACCTCTCCAAGCAGCAGCAGTCCAGTGACTGGGGTTCCGACAGCCTGACCGAGCCGCAGCTCGCCTACGCCGCGTCCGACGTGCTGCATCTGCATGCCTTGCGCGAGCGGCTCGATGCCATGCTGGTGCGGGAAGGCCGCAGCCAGCTGGCGCAGTCCTGTTTCGACTTCCTGCCGACTCGTGCCGTGCTTGACCTCCAGGGCTGGGCGGAAGAGGACATTTTCGCGCATTCCTGA
- a CDS encoding MFS transporter, whose translation MTEPTLAAPIDDLTERQRGFSRYQALLIALLAFTQFTIILDFIIMSPLGAILMPALNITAGQFGVAVSAYAFSAGLSGILAAGFADRFDRKRLLLFFYVGFTLGTLLCAMAPNFHVLLIGRIVTGLFGGVIGSVVLAIVTDLFALHLRGRVMGFIQTAFAASQVLGIPAGLFLANHWNWHVCFFAIVALSIAAIAVIAFAMEPVDAHLKLQQDRNPFRHLVATIGEPRYTLAFAVTTLLATGGYMLMPFSSAFTVHNLGIDITHLPTIYLVSGLFSIVTGPLVGRASDAFGKYPTFVFGCVMTVVMVLIYTHLGHVSLTTAIIVNVLMFVGIFSRMIPSQALISAIPDPSQRGSFSAVSASLQQLSGGLGSVLAAAIIAQGADGSLLHFERIGYVVVTTTIVTLVMMYFVQKAVAERAGRSVV comes from the coding sequence ATGACCGAACCGACGCTCGCCGCGCCGATCGACGACTTGACAGAGCGCCAGCGCGGCTTCTCGCGCTACCAGGCGCTCCTGATCGCGCTGCTGGCGTTCACGCAGTTCACGATCATCCTCGACTTCATCATCATGTCGCCGCTCGGCGCCATCCTGATGCCGGCGCTCAACATCACGGCCGGGCAATTCGGCGTCGCGGTGTCGGCCTACGCGTTCAGTGCGGGCCTATCGGGCATCCTCGCCGCCGGCTTTGCCGATCGCTTCGACCGCAAGCGCCTCTTGCTGTTCTTCTATGTCGGCTTCACGCTCGGCACGCTGCTCTGCGCGATGGCGCCGAACTTCCATGTGCTGCTGATCGGCCGGATCGTGACCGGATTGTTCGGCGGCGTGATCGGATCGGTCGTGCTCGCCATCGTCACCGACCTGTTCGCGCTGCATCTGCGCGGCCGCGTGATGGGCTTCATCCAGACCGCCTTCGCCGCAAGCCAGGTGCTCGGCATTCCCGCCGGGCTGTTTCTCGCCAATCACTGGAATTGGCATGTCTGCTTCTTTGCGATCGTCGCCCTGTCGATCGCCGCGATCGCGGTCATCGCCTTCGCCATGGAGCCGGTCGACGCGCATCTGAAGCTGCAGCAGGACAGAAACCCGTTCCGCCATCTGGTCGCGACCATCGGCGAGCCGCGTTATACGCTGGCCTTCGCTGTCACGACGCTGCTGGCGACGGGCGGCTACATGCTGATGCCGTTCTCCAGCGCCTTCACCGTGCACAATCTCGGCATCGACATCACGCATCTCCCGACGATCTATCTCGTCTCCGGCCTGTTCAGTATCGTTACGGGGCCGCTGGTCGGCCGCGCCAGCGACGCGTTCGGCAAATATCCGACCTTCGTGTTCGGCTGCGTGATGACCGTCGTCATGGTGCTGATCTACACCCATCTCGGCCACGTCTCGCTGACGACCGCGATCATCGTCAACGTGCTGATGTTCGTCGGCATCTTCTCGCGCATGATCCCGTCGCAGGCGCTGATCTCGGCGATCCCCGATCCGAGCCAGCGCGGCTCGTTCAGCGCCGTCAGCGCCTCGCTGCAGCAGCTCTCTGGCGGACTCGGCTCGGTGCTCGCCGCCGCGATCATCGCGCAAGGAGCGGACGGCTCGCTGCTCCATTTCGAGCGGATCGGCTACGTCGTCGTCACCACGACGATCGTCACGCTGGTGATGATGTATTTCGTGCAGAAGGCGGTGGCGGAGCGGGCGGGGCGGAGCGTGGTGTGA